A region from the uncultured Holophaga sp. genome encodes:
- the cydB gene encoding cytochrome d ubiquinol oxidase subunit II, translating to MEMLWFWLVSVMVAIYVVLDGFDFGAGILHLFVAKTDTERREVLGSIGPLWDGNEVWLLAGGGAMFLAFPKVLASGFSGFYLAMFLVVWVLILRGISIEFRSHLKDGMWRAFWDGVFWLASLLMPILLGAALGNVIRGVPLNAAGEFNIPLFTNFSTSNPVGILDWFTVLTGVFALVTIVAHGSLFLAWKTEGPVHQRAAATAKRLWPLVILLLIVSTLATHSVAPRIFAAFPGAPLAWLFFIVYLAGLVLVFLGMKGQRYLLAFIGSAAFIIGALATTAACVWPVMLPSTLDPNFSLTALKNAAGSHGLATGLGWWFLGFILVVIYFANLFRIHRGKVKVTEDSEGY from the coding sequence ATGGAAATGCTCTGGTTCTGGCTTGTCAGTGTCATGGTGGCCATCTACGTCGTCCTGGACGGCTTTGACTTCGGCGCAGGGATCCTGCACCTCTTTGTCGCCAAGACCGACACTGAGCGGCGGGAGGTCCTGGGATCCATCGGACCCCTCTGGGACGGCAATGAGGTCTGGCTCCTGGCAGGCGGCGGCGCCATGTTCCTCGCCTTCCCCAAGGTCCTGGCTTCCGGATTCTCCGGCTTCTACCTCGCCATGTTCCTGGTGGTCTGGGTCCTCATCCTGCGCGGCATCTCCATCGAGTTCCGCAGCCACCTGAAGGACGGGATGTGGCGAGCCTTCTGGGATGGGGTCTTCTGGCTGGCCAGCCTGCTGATGCCCATCCTGCTGGGGGCAGCCCTGGGCAACGTCATCCGGGGCGTCCCCCTCAACGCCGCGGGCGAGTTCAACATCCCCCTCTTCACCAACTTCAGCACCTCCAACCCCGTCGGTATCCTCGACTGGTTCACCGTCCTCACCGGCGTCTTCGCCCTGGTGACCATCGTGGCCCATGGGAGCCTCTTCCTGGCCTGGAAGACGGAAGGCCCCGTCCACCAGAGGGCCGCCGCCACCGCCAAGCGCCTCTGGCCCCTGGTGATCCTGCTCCTGATCGTCTCCACCCTCGCCACCCACTCGGTGGCCCCCCGGATCTTTGCCGCCTTCCCCGGTGCCCCGCTGGCCTGGCTCTTCTTCATCGTCTATTTGGCAGGCCTGGTGCTGGTCTTCCTGGGCATGAAGGGTCAGCGCTACCTCCTGGCCTTCATCGGCTCGGCCGCCTTCATCATCGGGGCTCTGGCCACCACCGCCGCCTGCGTCTGGCCCGTGATGCTGCCCTCCACCCTGGATCCCAACTTCAGCCTGACCGCCCTCAAAAATGCCGCAGGCTCCCACGGCCTGGCCACGGGCCTGGGTTGGTGGTTCCTGGGCTTCATCCTGGTGGTCATCTACTTCGCCAACCTCTTCCGGATCCACCGGGGCAAGGTCAAGGTGACGGAGGACAGTGAAGGCTACTGA